From Maniola hyperantus chromosome 28, iAphHyp1.2, whole genome shotgun sequence, one genomic window encodes:
- the Cpsf5 gene encoding cleavage and polyadenylation specificity factor subunit 5 gives MATVPGNKPQWPTRPGMQHQNSHTPNLTLNRTINLYPLTNYTFGTKEPLFEKDASVPARFQRMREEFVKIGMRRSVEGVLLVHEHGLPHVLLLQLGTAFFKLPGGELNPGEDEIEGLKRLLTETLGRQDGVKQEWLIEDTIGNWWRPNFEPPQYPYIPPHITKPKEHKRLFLVQLQDRALFAVPKNYKLVAAPLFELYDNAQGYGPIISSLSQSLCRFNFVYM, from the exons ATGGCGACAGTCCCCGGCAACAAACCCCAATGGCCGACGCGGCCCGGCATGCAGCATCAAAACAGTCATACGCCGAATTTGACGCTCAACAGAACAATAAATCTGTACCCGTTAACAAATTACACGTTCGGGACGAAGGAACCTCTGTTTGAAAAGGATGCATCTGTGCCGGCTAGGTTTCAGAGAATGCGCGAGGAATTTGTTAAAATTGGCATGAGGAG GTCAGTGGAAGGTGTTCTGTTGGTGCACGAGCATGGATTACCACACGTGTTGCTGCTGCAGCTTGGTACAGCATTCTTCAAGCTGCCCGGCGGAGAACTCAACCCTGGAGAG GATGAAATAGAAGGTCTTAAACGGCTGTTGACAGAGACCCTGGGTAGACAAGATGGCGTCAAGCAGGAGTGGCTCATTGAAGATACTATAG GTAACTGGTGGCGTCCCAACTTCGAGCCACCCCAATACCCATACATACCACCCCATATAACCAAACCGAAGGAGCACAAGCGTCTGTTCCTGGTGCAGCTCCAGGACAGAGCCCTATTCGCAGTCCCCAAGAACTATAAACTGGTAGCGGCCCCGCTGTTTGAGTTGTACGACAACGCTCAGGGCTACGGACCCATCATATCCTCTCTGTCACAGAGTCTATGTCGGTTCAACTTTGTGTACATGTAG
- the LOC117994905 gene encoding zinc finger protein 271-like, with translation MRCCVPFCKTTAEVVSESEITFHEFPREVHLHAAWLRALGKQHTPLPERAVVCSQHFLNDDMYETESGSRRIRTGAVPSPVLVCMICLDTRSKLVLMSKYKLEEAYEHLVGHSLCGQGKLKPTLCVQCAQRLVNFSTFRDKSLRARSLMMELLDRHEVITIRHVKLISRVKYQLQSDIVSSVSEPDYCDVYIAHSDADGRAELDATAATDEAVAVKREVEDREDDEDEPAAAEQATETQAPAAHIICKPESSEVYDQALVAPSVLATDHGNEEHPTDADDELDILSFENNTNIFEYSRKSQDSVLKLKESLAKISDNINSRITRQNKHNSQDISGTQLGNYTDQIQYICDVCQKIFQRKSSLVTHIRAHTYANTFSCKLRERKFGQSSTSSSPRRTRTGDKPFACKLCKYTCLRNSHLVTHMRTHTGEKPFACKLCKYKCTVNSSLVKHMRTHSGEKPFVCKLCKYKCSESGSLVKHMRTHTGEKPFACKLCKYKCTVNSSLVKHMRTHSGEKPFFCKLCNYKCTVSGSLVKHMRTHSGEKPFVCKLCKYKCSRSGSLVNHMRTHTGEKPFACKLCKYKCSESGSLVKHMRTHTGEKPFVCKLCNYKFTVNSNLLTHMRTHTGEKPFVCKLCNYKCTVSGSLVKHMRTHTGEKPFVCKLCKYKCSESGSLVKHMRTHTGEKPFACKLCKYKCTVNSSLVKHMRTHSGEKPFVCKLCKYKCSRSGSLVNHMRTHTGEKPFACKLCKYKCSESGSLVKHMRTHTGEKPFVCKLCNYKFTVNSNLLTHMRTHTGEKPFVCKLCNYKCTVNGSLVSHMRTHTGEKPFVCKLCKYKCSKSGSLVKHMRTHTGEKPFVCKLCNYQCTQNINLVRHMKTHTG, from the exons ATGCGGTGCTGTGTGCCGTTCTGCAAAACGACTGCGGAGGTCGTCTCCGAATCAGAGATTACATTTCACGA GTTCCCCAGAGAAGTGCATCTCCATGCTGCTTGGCTCAGAGCCCTCGGCAAACAACACACTCCCCTGCCTGAGCGTGCTGTGGTCTGCTCGCAGCATTTTCTAAATGATGATATGTATGAAACAGAAAGTGGCTCAAGGCGAATTCGTACTGGTGCTGTCCCCTCACCAGTGTTG GTCTGCATGATATGCCTGGACACTCGCAGCAAGCTGGTTCTGATGAGTAAATACAAGTTGGAAGAAGCATATGAACATTTAGTGGGACATTCT TTGTGTGGTCAAGGAAAGCTCAAACCGACGCTTTGTGTGCAATGTGCCCAGAGACTGGTGAACTTTAGCACATTCagagacaagagcttgagagcGCGCTCCCTGATGATGGAGCTGCTTGACAGACATGAAGTG ATAACAATACGACATGTCAAACTGATAAGCCGTGTGAAATACCAACTGCAGTCCGACATTGTCTCATCAGTATCAGAGCCTGACTACTGTGATGTGTACATAGCACACTCCGACGCGGACGGACGGGCAGAACTAGACGCGACTGCCGCAACTGATGAAGCTGTTGCAGTGAAACGGGAAGTTGAAGACCGTGAAGATGATGAAGACGAGCCAGCCGCGGCCGAACAAGCGACCGAAACACAGGCTCCCGCCGC GCACATTATTTGCAAGCCGGAGTCGTCGGAAGTCTACGATCAAGCTTTGG TCGCTCCTTCGGTACTCGCGACCGATCACGGAAACGAAGAGCATCCAACTGATGCAGACGACGAGTTGGACATATTGTCTTTCGAAAATAATAcaaacatttttgaatattcaaggaAATCCCAGGACTCAGTACTAAAACTGAAGGAATCGTTGGCAAAAATAAGTGATAATATCAATTCTCGAATAACGAGGCAAAACAAACACAATTCCCAGGATATATCCGGTACACAGTTAGGAAACTATACTGACCAGATACAGTATATCTGTGACGTTTGCCAAAAGATATTTCAACGGAAAAGTTCCTTAGTTACCCACATTAGGGCGCACACTTACGCAAACACTTTCTCATGTAAGTTGAGAGAGCGCAAATTTGGTCAAAGTAGTACGTCATCGAGCCCCAGGAGGACTCGCACTGGCGATAAgcctttcgcttgtaagttatgCAAATACACATGTTTACGAAATAGTCATTtagtgacgcacatgagaactcacactggcgaaaaacctttcgcttgtaagttatgtaaatataaatgtacagtaaacagtagtttagtgaagcacatgaggactcactcaggcgaaaaaccatttgtttgtaagttatgtaaatacaaatgttcagaaagtggtagtttagtgaagcacatgagaactcacactggcgaaaaacctttcgcttgtaagttatgtaaatataaatgtacagtaaacagtagtttagtgaagcaTATGAGGACTCACTCAggcgaaaaaccttttttttgtaagttatgcaattataaatgtacagtgagcggtagtttagtgaagcacatgaggactcactcaggcgaaaaaccatttgtttgtaagttatgtaaatacaaatgttcaAGAAGTGGTAGTTTAGTAAaccacatgagaactcacactggcgaaaagcctttcgcatgtaagttatgtaaatacaaatgttcagaaagtggtagtttagtgaagcacatgaggactcacactggcgaaaaaccttttgtttgtaagttgtgcaattataaatttacAGTAAACAGTAATTTACTGacgcacatgaggactcacactggcgaaaaaccttttgtttgtaagttatgcaattataaatgtacagtgagcggtagtttagtgaagcacatgaggactcacactggcgaaaaaccatttgtttgtaagttatgtaaatacaaatgttcagaaagtggtagtttagtgaagcacatgagaactcacactggcgaaaaacctttcgcttgtaagttatgtaaatataaatgtacagtaaacagtagtttagtgaagcacatgaggactcactcaggcgaaaaaccatttgtttgtaagttatgtaaatacaaatgttcaAGAAGTGGTAGTTTAGTAAaccacatgagaactcacactggcgaaaagcctttcgcatgtaagttatgtaaatacaaatgttcagaaagtggtagtttagtgaagcacatgaggactcacactggcgaaaaaccttttgtttgtaagttgtgcaattataaatttacAGTAAACAGTAATTTACTGacgcacatgaggactcacactggcgaaaaaccttttgtttgtaagttatgcaattataaatgtacagtgaacggtagtttagtgagtcacatgaggactcacactggcgaaaaaccatttgtttgtaagttatgtaaatacaaatgttcaAAAAGTggtagtttagtgaagcacatgagaactcacactggcgaaaaaccttttgtttgtaagttgtgcaattatcaatgtacacaaaatattaatttagtgaggcacatgaagACTCACACGGGCTAA